Proteins from a genomic interval of Actinoalloteichus hymeniacidonis:
- the edd gene encoding phosphogluconate dehydratase produces MSRSSDNQAAQHPVIAEVTNRIIARSRETRGAYLARTAQAAGDGPVRAGMACSNLAHGFAGCAGPDRIAIRGMVKPNVAIVSSYNDMLSAHQPLNDFPNWIKEAVREAGGVAQFAGGVPAMCDGITQGRDGMELSLFSRDVIAMSTGVALAHEMFDGALLLGVCDKIVPGLLIGGLSFGHLPMLMVPAGPMSSGLPNREKSRVRQLFAEGLASREDLLESESASYHSPGTCTFYGTANSNQLLMEVMGLHLPGSSFVQPGTPLRKALTEAASKRAVEIRRSGEEYTPLAEIVSEQTIVNAVVALLATGGSTNHTIHLVAIAAAAGIVLTWDDFSDLAEVVPLLARIYPNGPADINHFAAAGGVPFLIGELLDAGLLHREVRTVAGDGLDRYRQEPRLIDGHLEWQDGTPTSLDEDVLRGVAEPFDADGGLRILKGNLGRAVIKISAVQEQHRAVIAPARIFPTQAAFDTAYRAGELNCDVIVVLRNQGPAANGMPELHGLTPALGSLQDRGHKVALVTDGRMSGASGKIPAAIQLSPEAAIGGPLAKVRDGDIVRLDADRGTLEVLVPNHELEEREAIDGPPSQAAWSGTGRELFGALRAAVTQADEGARTFSVPQPGYAEVEANR; encoded by the coding sequence GTGAGCAGGTCGTCCGACAACCAGGCCGCGCAGCATCCGGTGATCGCCGAGGTCACGAACCGGATCATCGCCCGAAGCAGGGAAACTCGAGGCGCATACCTCGCCCGAACCGCACAGGCTGCTGGAGACGGACCCGTCCGAGCGGGCATGGCCTGCAGCAACCTCGCGCACGGTTTCGCGGGCTGCGCCGGGCCCGACCGGATCGCCATTCGAGGGATGGTCAAGCCCAACGTCGCCATCGTCTCCTCCTACAACGACATGCTCTCCGCGCACCAGCCGCTGAACGACTTCCCGAACTGGATCAAGGAAGCCGTCCGTGAGGCGGGTGGGGTTGCGCAGTTCGCAGGCGGTGTGCCCGCCATGTGCGACGGCATCACCCAAGGCCGTGACGGCATGGAGTTGTCGTTGTTCAGCCGGGACGTGATCGCCATGTCCACCGGCGTGGCGCTGGCCCACGAGATGTTCGACGGCGCGCTCCTGCTCGGCGTGTGCGACAAGATCGTGCCGGGGCTACTCATCGGCGGGTTGTCCTTCGGCCATCTGCCGATGCTGATGGTGCCCGCAGGACCGATGAGCTCCGGTCTGCCCAACCGGGAGAAGAGCCGGGTCCGACAGCTCTTCGCCGAGGGACTCGCGAGCCGCGAAGACCTCCTCGAATCAGAGTCGGCCTCCTACCACTCCCCCGGTACCTGCACCTTCTACGGGACCGCGAACTCCAATCAGCTCCTGATGGAGGTCATGGGCTTACACCTGCCGGGATCGAGTTTCGTGCAGCCCGGCACCCCACTGCGTAAGGCCTTGACCGAGGCGGCGAGCAAACGAGCGGTGGAGATCCGCCGCTCGGGCGAGGAATACACCCCGCTCGCCGAGATCGTCTCCGAGCAGACCATCGTGAACGCCGTGGTGGCGCTGCTGGCCACCGGCGGCTCCACCAACCACACGATCCACCTGGTCGCCATCGCGGCCGCAGCCGGGATCGTCCTGACCTGGGACGACTTCTCCGATCTCGCCGAGGTCGTGCCGCTGTTGGCCCGCATCTACCCCAACGGCCCCGCCGACATCAACCACTTCGCGGCGGCGGGCGGCGTGCCGTTCCTGATCGGCGAGTTGCTCGATGCCGGACTGCTCCACCGCGAGGTACGCACGGTCGCGGGCGACGGTCTCGACCGCTACCGCCAGGAACCGCGATTGATCGATGGTCACCTGGAATGGCAGGACGGCACGCCGACGAGCCTCGACGAGGACGTCCTACGCGGTGTCGCCGAGCCGTTCGACGCCGACGGTGGGCTCCGCATCCTCAAGGGCAACCTCGGCCGCGCCGTCATCAAGATCTCGGCCGTGCAGGAGCAGCACCGCGCCGTGATCGCGCCTGCCCGGATCTTCCCCACCCAGGCGGCATTCGATACCGCCTACCGGGCAGGCGAGCTCAACTGCGATGTCATCGTCGTCCTGCGCAACCAGGGACCGGCCGCCAACGGGATGCCGGAACTTCACGGTCTGACCCCGGCTCTCGGCTCCCTGCAGGATCGAGGCCATAAGGTCGCACTCGTGACGGACGGCCGTATGTCGGGTGCGTCGGGAAAGATCCCGGCCGCCATCCAACTCTCGCCCGAGGCCGCCATCGGCGGCCCACTGGCCAAGGTCCGAGATGGCGACATCGTCCGACTCGACGCCGATCGGGGCACCCTCGAAGTACTGGTGCCCAACCATGAACTCGAGGAACGCGAAGCGATCGACGGCCCGCCGAGCCAGGCGGCGTGGTCGGGAACCGGACGAGAACTGTTCGGAGCCCTCCGAGCGGCGGTCACCCAGGCCGATGAGGGCGCCCGGACATTCAGCGTGCCCCAGCCGGGGTATGCCGAGGTGGAGGCGAACCGATGA
- the eda gene encoding bifunctional 4-hydroxy-2-oxoglutarate aldolase/2-dehydro-3-deoxy-phosphogluconate aldolase, giving the protein MSTQNEPTDLLGISPVIPVVVIDDADHAVPLARALVAGGISIIEVTLRTPVALQAIERIAAEVPDILIGAGTVTAPAHAAQAASAGARFLVTPGSTRSLLQSAEETGLPILPGAATASEALQLVEMGYSSLKFFPAEAAGGVGYLRSLAGPLPQLRFCPTGGISPDNAAGYLALPNVGCVGGSWLTPAKALATGDWKSVTTLATAAAALQR; this is encoded by the coding sequence ATGAGCACCCAGAACGAACCGACCGATCTGCTCGGCATCTCGCCGGTCATTCCGGTGGTGGTGATCGACGATGCCGACCACGCGGTGCCGCTGGCACGAGCACTGGTCGCAGGGGGAATCTCCATCATCGAGGTCACGCTGCGCACGCCCGTCGCCCTACAGGCGATCGAACGAATCGCCGCCGAGGTGCCCGACATCCTCATCGGCGCAGGCACCGTGACCGCGCCCGCGCACGCTGCTCAAGCCGCCTCGGCCGGAGCCAGGTTCCTCGTCACGCCCGGCAGCACGCGTAGCCTGCTCCAGAGCGCCGAAGAGACCGGACTGCCCATCCTTCCCGGCGCTGCGACCGCGTCCGAGGCGCTCCAGCTCGTCGAGATGGGCTACTCCTCGCTGAAGTTCTTCCCCGCCGAGGCAGCAGGCGGCGTCGGTTACCTCCGATCGCTGGCAGGCCCCCTGCCGCAGCTCAGGTTCTGCCCCACCGGCGGAATCAGCCCGGACAACGCGGCAGGTTATCTGGCACTTCCCAACGTCGGCTGCGTCGGGGGCTCATGGTTGACACCGGCCAAGGCCCTGGCCACCGGAGATTGGAAGTCCGTCACCACCCTGGCCACCGCGGCAGCAGCACTGCAGCGCTGA
- a CDS encoding HAD family hydrolase, which translates to MRAHIVWDWNGTLLNDNHAVLAGVNSICRSFSRDEIDLDYWRSVFSRPLKACYEQLLGRTLSDEEWSGTDALYHGSYNELLPTCALAEDAEQVLRDWQSAGNSQSLLSMWFHEPLTEMVTRLELVQYFSQVDGLRGTVGGGSKAKYLSEHLVRTGMDPASVVLIGDVVDDAFAAESVGARCVLVTTGMTSHQKLADTGHPVADSLAAAVRLIEDRAS; encoded by the coding sequence GTGCGAGCACACATCGTCTGGGACTGGAACGGCACGCTGTTGAACGACAACCATGCGGTGCTGGCAGGCGTGAATTCGATCTGTCGCTCCTTCTCCCGCGACGAGATCGATCTGGACTACTGGCGATCGGTGTTCAGCAGGCCCTTGAAAGCCTGTTACGAGCAACTTCTCGGACGGACTCTGAGCGACGAGGAGTGGTCCGGCACCGACGCCCTCTACCACGGGTCGTACAACGAGTTACTTCCCACCTGTGCGCTCGCCGAGGACGCGGAACAGGTACTGCGGGACTGGCAGTCGGCAGGCAACAGCCAATCCCTGCTGTCCATGTGGTTTCACGAACCGCTCACCGAGATGGTCACCCGGCTCGAGTTGGTGCAGTACTTCTCGCAGGTCGATGGCCTGCGCGGCACCGTGGGCGGTGGCTCGAAGGCGAAGTACCTGTCCGAGCACCTGGTGCGGACCGGGATGGACCCGGCATCGGTGGTCCTCATCGGTGACGTCGTCGACGATGCGTTCGCGGCGGAGAGCGTGGGAGCTCGGTGTGTGCTGGTCACGACCGGGATGACCTCGCACCAGAAACTGGCGGACACCGGCCATCCGGTCGCGGATTCTCTGGCTGCGGCAGTACGGCTGATCGAGGATCGCGCGTCCTGA
- a CDS encoding regulatory protein RecX: MARFRSAAAASGAEENSEQRRQSGAPADPVQRARDYCLRLLTARPRTRAELDQALVRREVDPEIIEQVLGRLDEVGLIDDQAFADMWVRSRHTHQGLGRRALLEELRRKGVAADVANEAAQSLDRDAEEERARQLVQRKLSASAGADERTRIRRLVAMLARKGYPQGLAFQVVREELANEGTDGELLDELHD; this comes from the coding sequence ATGGCGAGGTTCCGATCTGCCGCCGCCGCATCGGGCGCTGAGGAGAACTCCGAACAGCGAAGACAGTCGGGAGCACCCGCCGACCCGGTCCAGCGGGCGCGGGACTACTGCCTCCGACTGTTGACCGCACGCCCGCGTACCAGGGCTGAGTTGGACCAAGCGCTGGTACGTCGGGAGGTCGACCCGGAGATCATCGAGCAGGTGTTGGGCAGGCTCGACGAGGTCGGTCTGATCGACGATCAAGCCTTCGCGGACATGTGGGTCCGGTCGCGGCATACCCACCAGGGGCTCGGTCGGCGTGCCCTGCTCGAGGAGTTGCGTCGCAAGGGCGTCGCCGCAGACGTGGCGAACGAGGCGGCACAGAGCCTCGACCGGGATGCGGAGGAGGAGCGGGCACGACAACTGGTGCAGCGCAAGCTTTCCGCGTCCGCAGGAGCGGATGAGCGCACGAGGATTCGCCGACTGGTGGCGATGCTGGCGCGGAAGGGGTACCCACAGGGCCTGGCGTTCCAGGTCGTGCGTGAGGAACTCGCCAACGAGGGCACCGACGGCGAGCTGCTCGACGAGCTGCACGATTGA
- the recA gene encoding recombinase RecA yields the protein MAPAAPNREKALELALAQIDKQFGKGSVMRLGDDDRPPMEVIPTGSISLDAALGIGGLPRGRVVEIYGPESSGKTTVALHAVANAQRQGGVAAFIDAEHALDPEYAKALGVDTDALLVSQPDTGEQALEITDMLIRSGALDIVVVDSVAALVPRAEIEGEMGDSHVGLQARLMSQALRKLTSALNTAKTTAIFINQLREKIGVMFGSPETTTGGKALKFYASVRLDVRRIETLKDGGDAVGNRTRVKVVKNKVSPPFKQAEFDIIYGQGISREGSLIDMGVEHGILRKSGAWYTYEGDQLGQGKENARKFLRDNPDIANELEKRLQEKLGIIAKPDADAATGSPAPVDF from the coding sequence ATGGCACCCGCCGCACCGAACAGGGAGAAAGCCCTCGAGCTGGCCCTGGCGCAGATCGACAAGCAGTTCGGCAAGGGCTCGGTGATGCGTCTCGGTGACGATGACCGTCCGCCCATGGAGGTCATCCCCACCGGTTCCATCTCGTTGGACGCCGCACTGGGCATCGGCGGTCTGCCGCGCGGCCGAGTGGTGGAGATCTACGGTCCGGAGAGCAGTGGTAAGACCACCGTCGCGCTCCATGCGGTGGCCAACGCGCAGCGCCAGGGTGGTGTGGCTGCCTTCATCGACGCCGAGCACGCGCTCGACCCCGAGTACGCCAAGGCGTTGGGTGTGGACACCGACGCGCTGTTGGTCTCCCAGCCCGACACGGGTGAGCAGGCGTTGGAGATCACCGACATGCTCATCCGCTCCGGCGCACTGGACATCGTGGTGGTCGACTCGGTCGCGGCGCTGGTGCCCCGCGCCGAGATCGAGGGCGAGATGGGTGACTCCCACGTCGGTCTGCAGGCCCGATTGATGAGCCAGGCGCTGCGGAAGCTCACCTCCGCGTTGAACACCGCCAAGACCACCGCGATCTTCATCAACCAGCTGCGCGAGAAGATCGGCGTGATGTTCGGAAGCCCCGAGACCACCACCGGTGGTAAAGCACTGAAGTTCTACGCCTCGGTCCGGCTGGACGTCCGGCGGATCGAGACCCTGAAGGACGGCGGCGACGCGGTCGGTAACCGGACCAGGGTCAAGGTGGTCAAGAACAAGGTCAGCCCGCCGTTCAAGCAGGCCGAGTTCGACATCATCTACGGGCAGGGCATCAGCCGGGAAGGCTCGCTGATCGACATGGGCGTCGAACACGGGATTCTGCGCAAGTCCGGTGCCTGGTACACCTACGAGGGCGACCAGCTCGGCCAGGGCAAGGAGAACGCCCGCAAGTTCCTGCGGGACAACCCGGACATCGCCAACGAGTTGGAGAAGCGCCTCCAGGAGAAGCTCGGCATCATCGCCAAGCCCGACGCCGATGCGGCGACAGGATCGCCCGCTCCGGTGGACTTCTGA
- the lepA gene encoding translation elongation factor 4 encodes MSTFADTTFTSPERIRNFCIIAHIDHGKSTLADRMLQLTGVVDARSMRAQYLDRMDIERERGITIKAQNVRLPWQLDGTDHVLHMIDTPGHVDFTYEVSRALEACEGAILLVDAAQGIEAQTLANLYLALENDLTIIPVLNKIDLPAAEPDKYAAELARIVGCEPEEVLRVSAKSGLGVDAVLDRVVRDVPPPVGSDDAPPRAMIFDSVYDTYRGVVTYIRVVDGRITPRQRIKMMSTGATHELLEVGIISPEPKPSQGLGIGEVGYLITGVKDVRQSRVGDTVTSERKGAAEPLAGYRDPKPMVYAGLYPLDGSDYPDLREALDKLQLNDAALTYEPETSAALGFGFRCGFLGLLHLEITRDRLEREFGLELISTAPNVVYQVEMEDGERHEVTNPSDWPDGKIGGVHEPITKCTVIAPVDFVGAIMELCQSKRGQLGGMDYLSEDRVELRYTIPLAEIIYDFFDALKSRTRGYASLDYEEAGDQVADLVKVDILLQGEPVDAFSAIVHKDSAYGYGTKMATKLRELIPRQQFEVPIQAAIGARVIARETIRAIRKDVLAKCYGGDITRKRKLLEKQKEGKKRMKMVGRVEVPQEAFVAALSTEDSADKGKGKK; translated from the coding sequence GTGAGCACGTTCGCCGACACCACCTTCACATCTCCGGAACGGATCCGGAACTTCTGCATCATCGCCCACATCGACCACGGAAAATCCACCTTGGCCGACCGCATGCTGCAACTCACCGGTGTGGTCGACGCCCGCTCCATGCGAGCCCAATACCTCGACAGGATGGACATCGAGAGGGAGCGGGGCATCACCATCAAGGCGCAGAACGTGCGCCTCCCGTGGCAGCTCGACGGCACCGACCATGTGCTGCACATGATCGACACCCCAGGCCACGTCGACTTCACCTACGAGGTCTCGCGAGCGCTGGAGGCATGCGAGGGCGCGATCCTGCTCGTGGATGCCGCGCAGGGGATCGAGGCGCAGACCTTGGCGAACCTCTACCTGGCGCTGGAGAACGACCTCACGATCATCCCGGTGCTCAACAAGATCGACCTTCCGGCGGCCGAGCCGGACAAGTACGCCGCCGAGCTCGCCCGCATCGTGGGCTGCGAGCCGGAGGAGGTCCTGCGTGTCTCGGCCAAGAGCGGACTCGGCGTCGACGCGGTGCTCGACCGCGTGGTGCGCGATGTGCCCCCGCCGGTCGGCTCGGACGACGCCCCCCCCAGGGCGATGATCTTCGACTCCGTCTACGACACCTATCGGGGTGTGGTCACCTACATCCGGGTCGTCGACGGCCGGATCACGCCTCGGCAGCGCATCAAGATGATGTCCACCGGCGCCACTCACGAGTTGCTCGAGGTGGGCATCATCTCCCCGGAGCCCAAGCCCAGTCAGGGATTGGGCATCGGGGAGGTCGGTTATCTGATCACCGGTGTGAAGGATGTTCGACAGTCGAGGGTCGGCGACACCGTCACCTCGGAACGCAAGGGCGCTGCGGAACCACTGGCCGGTTACCGCGATCCGAAGCCGATGGTCTACGCGGGGCTGTACCCGCTGGACGGATCCGACTATCCGGATCTGCGCGAGGCGCTGGACAAGCTGCAGCTCAACGATGCGGCACTCACTTATGAGCCGGAGACCTCGGCTGCACTGGGGTTCGGTTTCCGGTGTGGTTTCCTCGGACTGCTGCACCTGGAGATCACCCGCGACCGGTTGGAGCGCGAGTTCGGCCTGGAGCTGATCTCGACGGCACCCAACGTCGTCTACCAGGTGGAGATGGAGGACGGCGAGCGCCACGAGGTCACCAACCCGTCGGACTGGCCGGACGGCAAGATCGGTGGCGTCCACGAACCGATCACCAAGTGCACGGTGATCGCCCCGGTCGACTTCGTGGGCGCGATCATGGAACTGTGCCAGAGCAAGCGCGGCCAGCTCGGCGGCATGGACTATCTCTCCGAGGACCGGGTCGAGCTGCGCTACACGATTCCGCTCGCCGAGATCATCTACGACTTCTTCGATGCGCTGAAGTCGCGGACCAGGGGCTACGCCTCACTGGACTACGAGGAAGCCGGTGATCAGGTCGCGGATCTGGTCAAGGTCGACATCCTGCTGCAGGGAGAGCCGGTCGACGCGTTCAGCGCCATCGTGCACAAGGACTCCGCCTACGGCTATGGCACGAAGATGGCCACCAAGCTCCGGGAGCTGATCCCGAGGCAGCAGTTCGAGGTGCCCATCCAGGCCGCGATCGGTGCCCGGGTGATCGCCAGGGAGACGATCAGGGCGATCCGCAAGGACGTGCTCGCCAAGTGCTACGGCGGTGACATCACCCGGAAGCGCAAGCTGTTGGAGAAGCAGAAGGAAGGCAAGAAGCGGATGAAGATGGTGGGACGGGTCGAGGTCCCACAGGAGGCATTCGTCGCGGCATTGTCCACCGAGGACTCCGCAGACAAGGGCAAGGGCAAGAAGTAG
- a CDS encoding type II toxin-antitoxin system PemK/MazF family toxin — translation MTDAYTNRPHDLHGEVTEIPTRQGATRLAYAPNLDGQADPGEIVWTWVPYEEDPNKGKDRPVLVVGHKRNRVQGLMLSSKEPDHWEEHDWFELGDGPWDRSGRDSYLCLDRLFEFDEEDIRREGAVLDGDRFVRVAVELQNRYGWEAGSA, via the coding sequence GTGACTGACGCCTATACGAATCGCCCGCACGATCTCCACGGCGAGGTAACCGAGATCCCCACCCGGCAGGGCGCCACGCGGCTTGCCTATGCGCCCAACCTCGACGGCCAGGCCGACCCCGGTGAGATCGTCTGGACCTGGGTTCCCTACGAGGAGGACCCGAACAAGGGCAAGGACCGGCCGGTGCTCGTCGTCGGGCACAAGCGCAACCGCGTCCAGGGCTTGATGCTCTCCAGCAAGGAGCCCGACCACTGGGAGGAGCACGACTGGTTCGAGCTCGGCGACGGTCCGTGGGACAGGTCCGGTCGGGATTCCTACCTGTGCTTGGACCGCCTCTTCGAGTTCGATGAGGAGGACATCCGCAGGGAGGGCGCCGTGCTCGACGGTGACCGCTTCGTCCGCGTCGCGGTGGAGCTGCAGAACAGGTATGGCTGGGAGGCCGGTTCGGCCTGA
- a CDS encoding flavin monoamine oxidase family protein, which yields MAGTVPALGAMTGLGAQASPASVPASVGALRAQPPGNDPERWARCLQVARDLLVVGPDNEDLKIEYLKVLIDDGLPRTSNPKNVLILGAGIAGLAAATLLKQAGHRVTVLEANGNRVGGRIKTFRSDSAGGNSPFRDPRQYAEAGAMRLPDFHPLTLALSDKLGLSRRLFFNVDVVPGTGNQNAPLPAVEYRSYQGEVWRRGPATTDFRPPDAASNTWLDTNGTRVRRAQYAADPTAINAGFGVPEGDLATTAGALLDAAVDPLRDYYSDIGPDGVRVDRPIAELVEGWARLIYDFDGHSMDRYLREEARLSDATVDAIGTLQNVTSRLPLSLVHSFRGLALISPTATYWELDGGSWQLPEALRSGLADEIRMNRRAVRIEYYDPARPESATDNVGPGRPSVWVETTSEIGGDESDAGEALPEREAFTADVAIVTLPLSSLRHVQVEPLMSYEKRRAVIEIHYDSASKVLLEFSRRWWEFTEADWRRELDAISPGLYERYQARGRDVTETTDWLGAARSVDSGAIPARQKEFYAQHRQADDPESRPADHVFGGGSATDNPNRFIYYPSHPVPGSAGGVVLAAYVWAADASRWDSMDDDERYVYALRGMQQVHGNRIEVFYTGAGQTQSWLRNRYAFGEAAVLTAGQLSRLQPGVRTPEGPLHFAGDHTSIKPAWIEGALESAVRAALEVHTGEVR from the coding sequence GTGGCAGGGACCGTGCCTGCGCTGGGCGCGATGACCGGCCTCGGCGCCCAGGCATCCCCGGCGAGCGTACCGGCGAGCGTGGGAGCCCTACGTGCCCAACCGCCCGGGAACGACCCGGAGAGGTGGGCCCGCTGCCTACAGGTCGCAAGGGACCTGCTGGTGGTCGGCCCGGACAACGAGGACCTCAAGATCGAGTATCTGAAGGTCCTCATCGATGACGGGCTGCCCAGGACGTCCAATCCGAAGAACGTGTTGATCCTGGGAGCGGGAATCGCAGGCCTGGCGGCCGCGACCCTGCTCAAGCAGGCAGGCCATCGGGTGACCGTGCTGGAGGCCAACGGCAACCGGGTCGGTGGACGGATCAAGACCTTCCGATCCGACTCCGCGGGTGGCAACTCGCCGTTCCGGGACCCGAGGCAGTACGCCGAGGCCGGTGCGATGCGGCTGCCCGACTTCCATCCGCTGACGCTCGCGCTCTCCGACAAACTCGGCCTGAGCAGGCGGTTGTTCTTCAACGTCGACGTCGTGCCGGGCACCGGTAACCAGAATGCGCCGCTGCCCGCGGTCGAATACCGCTCCTACCAGGGCGAGGTGTGGCGCCGTGGACCGGCGACCACCGACTTCCGCCCGCCGGATGCGGCGTCCAACACCTGGCTCGACACCAACGGGACCCGGGTTCGCCGCGCGCAGTACGCGGCCGATCCGACCGCCATCAACGCCGGGTTCGGTGTGCCGGAGGGCGATCTCGCCACGACCGCGGGGGCTCTGCTCGACGCGGCGGTCGACCCGCTGCGCGACTACTACTCCGACATCGGGCCCGACGGCGTTCGGGTGGACCGCCCCATCGCCGAACTGGTCGAGGGCTGGGCGCGGCTGATCTACGACTTCGACGGACACAGCATGGACCGCTACCTCCGCGAGGAGGCGCGGCTCAGCGATGCGACCGTCGATGCGATCGGCACCCTGCAGAACGTCACCTCGCGCCTGCCGCTGTCCCTGGTGCACAGCTTCCGTGGTCTGGCGTTGATCAGTCCCACCGCGACGTACTGGGAGCTCGACGGCGGTAGCTGGCAGCTTCCGGAGGCACTGCGTTCGGGGCTCGCGGACGAGATCAGGATGAATCGGCGGGCGGTGCGGATCGAGTACTACGACCCGGCCAGGCCCGAATCCGCCACCGACAACGTCGGTCCCGGCAGGCCCTCGGTGTGGGTGGAGACGACCAGCGAGATCGGCGGCGACGAATCCGACGCGGGCGAGGCGCTCCCGGAGCGAGAAGCCTTCACCGCCGATGTCGCGATCGTGACGTTGCCGCTGTCGAGCCTGCGTCATGTGCAGGTCGAGCCGTTGATGTCCTACGAGAAGCGGCGTGCGGTCATCGAGATCCACTACGACTCGGCGTCCAAGGTGTTGTTGGAGTTCAGCAGGCGCTGGTGGGAGTTCACCGAGGCCGACTGGCGGCGGGAACTCGACGCGATCAGCCCCGGCCTCTATGAGCGTTATCAGGCACGTGGTCGCGATGTGACGGAGACGACGGACTGGCTGGGTGCGGCCAGGTCGGTGGACTCCGGCGCGATTCCGGCGCGTCAGAAGGAGTTCTACGCCCAACATCGGCAGGCCGACGACCCGGAGTCACGGCCTGCCGATCATGTTTTCGGCGGCGGATCTGCGACCGACAATCCCAACCGCTTCATCTATTACCCCTCACATCCGGTGCCGGGCAGTGCAGGCGGCGTCGTGCTCGCGGCTTACGTGTGGGCGGCCGACGCCAGTCGCTGGGACTCCATGGACGACGACGAGCGGTACGTCTACGCACTGCGTGGCATGCAGCAGGTGCACGGCAACCGCATCGAGGTCTTCTACACGGGTGCAGGCCAGACTCAGAGCTGGTTGCGCAACCGGTATGCCTTCGGTGAGGCCGCGGTGCTCACCGCCGGTCAGTTGAGCCGCCTGCAGCCGGGGGTGCGTACCCCGGAGGGGCCGCTGCACTTCGCAGGCGACCACACCTCGATCAAGCCCGCCTGGATCGAGGGTGCGCTGGAGTCCGCGGTGCGGGCGGCCTTGGAGGTACACACGGGCGAGGTTCGCTGA
- a CDS encoding sensor histidine kinase yields MIGSVRRRGLGLRARITLLATGLVAAVSCILLWLGWLLVGEVLTEVPQYPPGNLIRVNGVDVEAAQLADALRDNAREQVLEVGAIAFLCVVLAVLTLSWSITGRVLAPLHRVTATARRLSAESLGERIDFEGARDEVAELADTFDEMLARLEAAFDSQRRFVANASHELRTPLAVIRTELDVTLADPDADVAELRRMAAVVQDATRRAAQLVEALLLLAKTDAVGLAVREPVDLAVVVESAWRSARTEAASRGLDVTMHTEPVLVMGDPALLERVAGNLLENAVRHNVDEGWIRVHADSDAENARLTVAASGPVIPAERVAELLEPFSRGGTGRTAQSGAGLGLSIVRAAVAAHGGRVMVEPVPNGGMSVGVSLPVAP; encoded by the coding sequence GTGATCGGCTCCGTCCGTCGCCGGGGGCTCGGGCTGCGCGCACGAATCACCCTGTTGGCCACCGGGCTCGTCGCGGCCGTCAGCTGCATTCTCCTGTGGCTGGGCTGGTTGTTGGTCGGCGAGGTCCTGACCGAGGTACCGCAGTACCCGCCGGGAAACCTGATTCGAGTCAACGGAGTCGACGTCGAGGCGGCTCAACTCGCCGACGCGCTTCGGGACAACGCGCGGGAGCAGGTGCTCGAGGTCGGTGCCATTGCTTTCCTGTGCGTCGTGTTGGCCGTTCTGACGCTGTCCTGGTCCATCACCGGTCGGGTGCTGGCGCCGCTGCATCGGGTCACCGCCACCGCCCGCAGGCTCTCTGCGGAGTCGCTCGGTGAGCGCATCGACTTCGAGGGGGCTCGGGACGAGGTCGCCGAACTCGCCGACACCTTCGACGAGATGTTGGCCCGGCTGGAGGCGGCCTTCGACTCGCAGCGCCGATTCGTGGCCAACGCGAGCCACGAGCTGCGCACCCCGCTGGCGGTGATCAGAACCGAACTCGACGTCACGTTGGCCGATCCTGATGCCGACGTCGCCGAACTGCGCAGAATGGCCGCCGTGGTCCAGGACGCCACCCGCCGCGCGGCACAGCTGGTGGAGGCACTGCTGCTGTTGGCCAAGACCGATGCCGTCGGCCTCGCCGTGCGAGAACCGGTCGATCTCGCGGTGGTGGTCGAGAGCGCCTGGCGGTCGGCTCGCACCGAGGCGGCCTCGCGGGGACTCGACGTCACGATGCACACCGAACCGGTGTTGGTGATGGGCGATCCGGCCCTGCTGGAGCGGGTCGCGGGCAACCTGTTGGAGAACGCGGTCCGCCACAACGTCGACGAGGGCTGGATCAGGGTGCACGCGGACAGCGACGCGGAGAATGCCCGACTCACCGTCGCGGCATCCGGACCGGTGATTCCCGCAGAACGGGTCGCCGAGCTGTTGGAGCCGTTCAGCAGGGGCGGCACCGGACGGACCGCTCAATCCGGAGCGGGGTTGGGTCTGTCGATCGTGCGGGCGGCCGTGGCCGCGCACGGCGGACGGGTCATGGTCGAGCCCGTTCCCAACGGGGGGATGTCGGTGGGTGTATCGCTTCCCGTCGCCCCTTGA